A stretch of DNA from Paenibacillus albus:
GCTCCTCGTCATCGTCGTTGCACTATCCGCTTGCGGCAGCAAAAACAACAATGCGAGCAACACAGCAAACAACCAAACAGAAGGCAACGGCGCGAAGCAGGAAGTAACGCTGAAAGTAGGAGCTACGCCGGTTCCGCACGCAGAGATTCTTAACTTCATTAAACCGGCTCTGAAAGAGAAGGGCATCAACCTTGAAGTCGTTGAGTTTAACGATTATGTACAACCAAATACACAGCTGTACGAGAAACAGCTGGATGCCAACTTCTTCCAGCACCTTCCTTACCTGGATCAGTTCAATAAAGATAAAGGCTATGATCTCGTTAGCGTTGCCGGCGTTCATATCGAGCCGTTCGGCGGTTATTCGAAGAAGATCAAGTCGATTGACGAGCTCAAAGAAGGCGCGAAGGTCGTTATCCCGAATGACCCATCCAATGGCGGCCGCGCTCTAGCGCTCATGGAGAAGAACAACCTGATCAAGCTGAAAGACGGCGTTGGCATCTCCGGCACGGTGAACGATATCGTAGACAATCCGAAGAAACTCGATATTACGGAAGTTGAAGCAGCTACTCTGCCCCGCGTACTCGACGAGGTGGACCTGGCGCTGATCAACACGAACTATGCGCTTGAAGCGGGCCTTGTACCGACGAAGGATGCGCTCTTCATCGAAGGCTCGGATTCACCTTACGTGAATATTCTTGTTGCTCGCCCGGACAATAAAGATTCCGAAGCGATGAAAGCTTTGGCGGAAGCTCTGCAATCGCCAGAAGTGAAGACGTTTATCGAAGACAAATACAAAGGCGCAATCGTTCCAGCCTTTAAATAAATCGTTAGCAAGCACTGCTTCCTGAATAAGGGAGCAGTGCTTTTTTATTTTCAAAGCAGCAATGGTTGACAGCTTAGTGTATTACGGGTATAGTACACGTATGAAGTGTATGAACTAAGTAGTACACACACTTAACAAGACGGAGTTGGAGCGTATGCAAGTTGGAGAAGGCGGTGCGGAGTTGAAGTTTAACAGCCGCGATCCTGTCTACCTTCAAGTAGTCAGGTATTTCAAGGAAGAGATTGCGACAGGCCGGCTCGAGAAGGGCCAGATCATTCCATCACGCCGTGAAATTGCGGGCAAGCTGAAGATTAACCCGAACACGGCGCAGAAAGCTTATAAAGAAATGGAGGAGCAAGCATTGATTGTTACGGAGGGGAATTCGCCGAGCCGCATAACGACAGATGAGCATGTATTAAGCCTTATTCGGAACGAACTGATCACTGACGCTGTCGATGCGTTCGTGTTATCTATAGCTAAGATTCAAGTGCCTGTAGAAGAATTATTAGCCATCGTTAAGAACAAAGTGGAGAGTACCTATAATCAAGCCGTGAAGGAGGGGGAGCAAGCATGATTGAACTGAAATCGGTCAACAAGAAATACGGTCGCAAGAAAGTGCTTCAAGACGTATCGTTCACCGCGGATAAAGGAAATATCACCTGCCTTATCGGCATTAACGGCGTGGGTAAATCGACTGTTTTGAAAGCGATCATGGGACTAACGCCAATCGACGGCGGCAGCATTCTCATTGACGGGATGCCAGTCGGCAAAACGATTTATGAGCATATCGCTTATGTGCCTGACAACATTACGATGCCGCCGAGTATGACGGTTGGAGCTAGCATGCAATTTATGAAGGATTTCTATGTGAGCTGGAACGAAGAGCGTGCAGAAGAGATGCTTACCTTCTTCAAACTGAAGCGGACAGATCGGATCGCAGAGCTATCCAAAGGGAATACGGCCAAGCTGAACCTGCTTCACGGCCTTTCGTTAGATGTAGAATACGTGCTGATGGATGAACCCTTCTCCGGCATCGACATGTTCAGCAGGGAGCAGATTGCATCGGTATTCACTAGCAAGCTTGTTGAAGATCGAGGCGTTATCATCACTACACATGAAATTAACGATATTGAGCATTTGATCGACGAAGTCGTACTGCTCGACAACGGGACCGTGACTCGCCAATTTAACTGCGAGGACATGAGGATGGAGCATGGCAAGTCGGTTATGGATGTTATGAGAGAGGTGTACCACGGATGAATCGTTACTTGAAGCTGCTCCATTTGGAGGTAGCCCGTTTCTGGAAGCTGTATTTATCGCTCTTTGCAGTGACGCTGCTGATGCAAGTGTTCGGCATTTATTACGAAAGCAGCAAGTATATGACCAATGTTCAAGAAAATATGGATATGAAAGTGAATACGTATTCGAAATACGTTGCGGAGCACGGCGCCAATAGTTTCTCTAATCTTCTAAGCAGTGCTAACATGTGGTTTCTCGCTCCGATTGCACTTTGTATCGGCGCTCTTGCGCTGTATGTTTTCTTGATTTGGTACAGAGAATGGACAGGGAAAAACATGTTTATATACCGCTTGCTGATGCTTCCGACAGACAGACGAAATCTGTATTTGGCTAAGCTGAGCGCCATCTTGTTGTTCGTACTGGGTCTTGTATCGTTCCAAATGATCATCCTACCGCTCGAGTACAGCTTGTACAAAGCCGTTATTGATCCAGCATTGAGAGGAGGCGCAGAGTCCATGTTTACAGTTATTCAGGGTCACTCGCTTCTAAACATTCTGATTCCGCACACATTTACCGAATTTATTTTGTGGTATGGCGGTGGTGCTGTGGCCGTCATGATCTTGTTTACGGCGATTCTGCTGGAGCGCAGCTACCGATTGAAGGGTATACTTGCCGGCGTGCTCTACATTGGTCTCGCAATATTGCTTATGAGTGCCCCCATTTTAATTACGAACCGGGCTAACTATGATTATTTGTATCCGGTAGAACTGTTCACGATTGAGCTCATTATTGCAATTCTCATCGGCGCCATGTCATTAATGATTAGCTTCTTCTTGATGAACAAGAAGATTTCGGTATAGGAGGTAAACAACGAATGAAACGCTATTGGTTCTCCATTCTGCTCGTCATCTTCATCTTAGGAAGTGTGGGCACTTATTATGTGACGGCGGCTTCAAGGAGCTTTCCGGAGTATAAACTCTTGACCGTATCAGGCGATGATAATGAGGCGAAATCACTTGAGATTCAAGGTGATTCGAAGGAATACGGTTCGCTGGATATCACTGCAAAAGGCAGCGTGTATTTCCAAGAGAGGTCCTTTTTCGACTCGTTCAAAGAGAATGAAATGTTCAAATACAGCCCGGATTTACAGCAAATGCTGAAGGATCATCGAAACTTTATGCGTGGGAAGAAAACGTATAATGGCTTCTATCAAGACGCGAAAGTTCTGGCATACGCCGACATTAAAGGCGGCAATAACTATAATAACCGGAAATACCAGCTCAGCGTATCGACGCTGGATTTAGCAGCAAACGATAAAATTAGCTTTACGGTATCATTGCCGGAGCAGGAGAAGTATGTCTGGGTCAACACCGCAGACGTACAGGTGAAAGGGAAGACGATGTATGTCCTCACTTACAATTTGAACAAATCAAGCGGAAATCAACAGGAGATTCACGTCTACAAGGTTGATCTGAACAAGAAGAGCATTGCCGAAGATCAATTAATGCTGGCCGATAAACGGATGGATGACGGGACGAGCATTAGTTATCAGCTCCTTCAGTCCTCCCAAAGCTCGGCGTCAACAGAATTGCTTGTTTATCAGAAATCGACACAGACGTTTACAAAGGATAAAGACGGCAATGAACAGCTGAAAGGCATGGAGCAAGAGATTTTCACCTATAATTATGCAACAGGAAAGTCGGAGTCAGTAAAGAAGCTCCCTGCGACCACCAACTCGGACTCGGCGAATGATTACGTACAGGTTTACGGTTCAGGTGAATCGATTATCGAGCTCGCCAATGGCGGAACAAGTACGAATGTGAAAATCTTCAATGTTATCGACAAATCAGAGCGGTCGTTCGAAATCCCATCTATATCATCGCCCACGAGTGTTGTGGTGTATGGAGACCGTCTGTATGCAGCCAAACCGGATGGAGATACAACGAAGGTTGTTATTGCTGATCTGACGCGTGGCAAGGTTGTCTATACCGGCACAGTTGATATTAATGAACAAGGCGACAAGCGTGCAAAGCTGCTGAAGAACCTCGACTTTCAATGGATGTATATCGTTAAATAACTGACACAGCCCAAGCCCCTGGCAATCCGCCTGGGCTTGTTTTTTTCTCCTTTTATGCATAGCTCGTTTCGTGTTTCTTCTTGTCGAATCGGGAATAAATTGGGGTCTCAAGGAGATACTGAACATTAATGTTTCTCCTTGGGAGGTAATCACGTTGACCCGAAACAAAGTCGAGATTTGTGGAGTGGATACCGCGAAACTGCCCGTCCTCACGAATGCGGAAATGCGCGAGCTGTTTACCGCATTGCAAACACAGAATGAGTGGGCAGCAAGAGAGAAATTAGTCAATGGCAACTTGAGACTCGTGCTTAGTGTGATTCAACGGTTTAACAACCGTGGGGAATTCGTCGACGATTTATTCCAAGTCGGCTGCATCGGCCTCATGAAAGCAATCGACAATTTCGATCTCAGTCAGAATGTTAAGTTTTCGACCTATGCTGTTCCGATGATTATCGGTGAAATCCGCCGTTACTTACGGGATAACAATCCGATTCGCGTGTCGCGCAGCTTGCGGGATATTGCGTATAAGGCATTGCAGGTGCGCGACAGCTTAACGAACAAAAACTCAAGGGAGCCGACGATTTTTGAAATTTCCGAAGCGCTGAACGTTCCGAAAGAGGATGTCGTCTTTGCGCTCGATGCCATTCAAGACCCGGTATCATTGTTCGAACCGATTTATCATGATGGGGGAGATCCCATCTATGTGATGGACCAAATTAGCGATGATAAGAATAAGGATGTATCGTGGATTGAAGAAATTGCTCTGCGCGAAGCGATGCACAAACTGAACGAACGTGAAAAAATGATTCTGTCGATGCGTTTCTTCGAAGGGAAAACTCAGATGGAAGTGGCCGACGAGATCGGCATTTCGCAAGCACAAGTGTCCCGGCTGGAGAAGTCAGCCATACAGCAAATGCAAAAGCATGTTAAAACTTAATAGACCATAATCGCGAAACGGCGCACTGCGCCGTTTTTTTATTTGCCTCGCAGGCTTATTTACTGCCAAGCAGGACATTTTGCCCAGTAGGCACATATAGTAATATCAGAGGCGATTTCTGGAGGCACAGCCCTATTGGAAGCGTGGTGAACGGTGAATATGAAAATCTCCGATTTTCAAACGAAAGAC
This window harbors:
- a CDS encoding MetQ/NlpA family ABC transporter substrate-binding protein — encoded protein: MKKASLALLLLVIVVALSACGSKNNNASNTANNQTEGNGAKQEVTLKVGATPVPHAEILNFIKPALKEKGINLEVVEFNDYVQPNTQLYEKQLDANFFQHLPYLDQFNKDKGYDLVSVAGVHIEPFGGYSKKIKSIDELKEGAKVVIPNDPSNGGRALALMEKNNLIKLKDGVGISGTVNDIVDNPKKLDITEVEAATLPRVLDEVDLALINTNYALEAGLVPTKDALFIEGSDSPYVNILVARPDNKDSEAMKALAEALQSPEVKTFIEDKYKGAIVPAFK
- a CDS encoding GntR family transcriptional regulator translates to MQVGEGGAELKFNSRDPVYLQVVRYFKEEIATGRLEKGQIIPSRREIAGKLKINPNTAQKAYKEMEEQALIVTEGNSPSRITTDEHVLSLIRNELITDAVDAFVLSIAKIQVPVEELLAIVKNKVESTYNQAVKEGEQA
- a CDS encoding ABC transporter ATP-binding protein — protein: MIELKSVNKKYGRKKVLQDVSFTADKGNITCLIGINGVGKSTVLKAIMGLTPIDGGSILIDGMPVGKTIYEHIAYVPDNITMPPSMTVGASMQFMKDFYVSWNEERAEEMLTFFKLKRTDRIAELSKGNTAKLNLLHGLSLDVEYVLMDEPFSGIDMFSREQIASVFTSKLVEDRGVIITTHEINDIEHLIDEVVLLDNGTVTRQFNCEDMRMEHGKSVMDVMREVYHG
- the sigG gene encoding RNA polymerase sporulation sigma factor SigG; this translates as MTRNKVEICGVDTAKLPVLTNAEMRELFTALQTQNEWAAREKLVNGNLRLVLSVIQRFNNRGEFVDDLFQVGCIGLMKAIDNFDLSQNVKFSTYAVPMIIGEIRRYLRDNNPIRVSRSLRDIAYKALQVRDSLTNKNSREPTIFEISEALNVPKEDVVFALDAIQDPVSLFEPIYHDGGDPIYVMDQISDDKNKDVSWIEEIALREAMHKLNEREKMILSMRFFEGKTQMEVADEIGISQAQVSRLEKSAIQQMQKHVKT